The Danio rerio strain Tuebingen ecotype United States chromosome 10, GRCz12tu, whole genome shotgun sequence genome contains a region encoding:
- the LOC137496529 gene encoding trace amine-associated receptor 13c-like, giving the protein MKGQKGEKNKLLTGGDSLMAYETEDQETQYCFPNINSSCVKERRSKHEYNIMYVFFSLLSAWTVFLNLLVIISISHFKKLHTPTNMIILSLAVADLLVGLVVMPVEAIKLTETCWYFGDTLCDLFMIIMGLTVSASLCNLVIIAVDRYVAVCHPLIYPQKITSTKILISISLCWFCSLTYNAGYFISGRYFKINQSPGTCYGKCFLVISFSWVFTDLLFSFLLPCTLIITLYLRIFYVVHQQVKIINSMMKGGNLEASVKRKSESKAALTLGIIVTVYLLCYIPFYILCMLSVTGTTIISSTTMTFLVWTLYINSSVNPLVYGLFYSWFKISVKHILTCKIFSPLLKQKL; this is encoded by the coding sequence ATGAAAGGACAGAAAGGAGAGAAGAACAAACTCCTAACAGGAGGAGACTCACTCATGGCCTACGAGACAGAGGATCAGGAGACTCAATACTGCTTTCCTAACATCAACTCATCATGTGTCAAAGAGAGACGCTCCAAACATGAATACAATatcatgtatgtgtttttttctttgctgTCAGCTTGGACTGTGTTTCTGAACCTGCTGGTGATCATCTCTATTTCTCACTTCAAGAAGCTTCACACTCCAACCAACATGATTATTCTCTCTCTGGCTGTCGCTGATCTGCTTGTTGGATTAGTTGTGATGCCTGTAGAGGCCATCAAACTGACTGAGACTTGTTGGTACTTTGGAGACACTTTGTGTGACCTGTTTATGATAATCATGGGACTAACTGTCTCTGCATCTCTCTGTAATTTAGTTATAATCGCTGTTGATCGTTATGTTGCTGTTTGTCATCCTCTAATTTACCCACAGAAAATAACCTCAACTAAAATTTTAATAAGCATCTCTTTGTGCTGGTTTTGCTCATTAACCTACAATGCTGGGTATTTTATTAGTGGCAGATATTTTAAAATCAACCAAAGCCCAGGAACGTGTTatggaaaatgttttttagtgatAAGTTTTTCATGGGTATTCACTGacttgttattttcttttttattacctTGTACCCTGATCATAACTTTATATTTGAGGATATTTTATGTTGTACATCAACAAGTTAAGATTATAAACTCAATGATGAAGGGTGGTAATTTAGAGGCTTCAGTGAAGAGAAAATCTGAGAGCAAAGCTGCTCTTACATTAGGAATAATTGTGACCGTTTATTTACTTTGCTACATTCCATTTTATATATTGTGTATGCTATCTGTAACAGGTACTACAATAATTTCGTCTACCACAATGACATTTCTTGTATGGACTTTGTATATTAACTCAAGCGTGAATCCTCTTGTCTATGGTTTATTTTACAGCTGGTTTAAAATATCAGTTAAACACATCttaacttgtaaaatattttctccCCTTTTGAAGCAAAAACTCTAA
- the LOC137496530 gene encoding trace amine-associated receptor 13c-like, protein MKGQKGEQNKHLTGGDSLMAYETEDQETQYCFPEINSSCVKGKRSKHEYNIMYVFFSLLSAWTVFLNLLVIISISHFKKLHTPTNMIILSLAVADLLVGLVVMPVEAIKLTETCWYFGDTLCDLFMIIMGLTVSASICNLVIIAVDRYVAVCHPLIYPQKITTTKTLISISLCWFCSLTYNAGYLISGRYFEINQSPGTCYGKCFLVISFSWVFTDLLFSFLLPCTLIITLYLRIFYVAHQQVKIINSMMKGGNLEASVKRKSESKAALTLGIIVTVYLLCYIPFYILYMLSVTGTTIISSTTMTFLIWTLYINSSVNPLVYALFYSWFKISVKHILTCKIFSPVLKQKL, encoded by the coding sequence ATGAAAGGACAGAAAGGAGAGCAGAACAAACACCTAACAGGAGGAGACTCACTCATGGCCTACGAGACAGAGGATCAAGAGACTCAATACTGCTTTCCTGAGATTAACTCATCATGTGTCAAGGGGAAACGGTCCAAACATGAATACAATatcatgtatgtgtttttttctttgctgtcagcatggactgtgtttctgaacctgctggtgatcatctccatctctcacttcaaGAAGCTTCACACTCCAACCAACATGATTATTCTCTCTCTGGCTGTCGCTGATCTGCTTGTTGGATTAGTTGTGATGCCTGTAGAGGCCATCAAACTGACTGAGACGTGTTGGTACTTTGGAGACACTTTGTGTGACTTGTTTATGATAATCATGGGACTAACTGTCTCTGCATCTATCTGTAATTTAGTTATAATCGCTGTTGATCGTTATGTTGCTGTTTGTCATCCTTTAATTTACCCACAGAAAATAACCACTACTAAAACTTTAATAAGCATCTCTTTGTGCTGGTTTTGCTCATTAACCTACAATGCTGGGTATTTAATTAGTGGCAGATATTTTGAAATCAACCAAAGCCCAGGCACGTGTTatggaaaatgttttttagtgatAAGTTTTTCATGGGTATTCACTGacttgttattttcttttttattacctTGTACCCTGATCATAACTTTATATTTGAGGATATTTTATGTTGCACATCAGCAAGTTAAGATTATAAACTCAATGATGAAGGGTGGTAATTTAGAAGCTTCAGTGAAGAGAAAATCTGAGAGCAAAGCTGCTCTTACATTAGGAATAATTGTGACCGTTTATTTACTTTGCTACATTccattttatatattatacatgTTATCTGTAACAGGTACTACAATTATTTCTTCTACCACAATGACATTTCTAATATGGACTTTGTATATTAACTCAAGCGTGAATCCTCTTGTCTATGCTTTATTTTACAGCTGGTTTAAAATATCAGTTAAACACATCttaacttgtaaaatattttcCCCAGTTTTGAAGCAAAAACTCTAA